From the Prunus dulcis chromosome 4, ALMONDv2, whole genome shotgun sequence genome, one window contains:
- the LOC117624213 gene encoding probable LRR receptor-like serine/threonine-protein kinase At3g47570: protein MERSRFVLSITLLLLQYSSKGTGAAKTNITTDQSALLAMRSHITSDPHNISVNWSTSTSVCNWVGVTCGARHLRVVSLNLSYMVFTGTIPPHLGNLSFLVALSFNNNSFYGTLPHELSYLRRLKFISLGFNNFMGSIPSWFGSFPKLQRLDLYGNQFSGTVPSTIFNLSTLQDIDLAANKLSGAIPRKIGNLTMLKGIYLDSNNFNEIPKEIGFLHQLEKLYVQLNALKGPVPVVVFNMSSLTTLTLYGNNLSGGLPNKICQYLPSLQTLDLGRNQFDGPLPSKLWQCRELLMLNLEENNFSGSIPKNIGNLTMMKEISLSHNNLTGTIPDEIGDLPNLETLSLRGNNLNGLIPSSIFNISTISGISLSFNQLSGSLPANIGLGLPNLQFLGIGATDLSGVIPNLSNASMLAQIDLADNSFTGFLPSTLCTLTNLQWLGLSMNNLTIDTSIPEANTLSCLANLGNLRILELSSNPLNARLDDSLRNFSTSSLQQFYLANCSMRGNIPIGIGNLSSLISLDLGLNQLSGTIPTSLGRLGILQELILNVNKLQGHIPDQLCQLDNLAFLYLSDNKLSGSIPSCLGNLTASLRNLSLSFNSLSSTIPSTFWRLVDIQYVSLSSNSLIGPLSQDIGNLKVVRHVDLSNNHLSGVIPITIGGLQDLDYLSLASNNLEGPIPSAFDGLLSLEELDLSRNNLSGVIPKSLEALSLLRYMDLSFNRLQGEIPTGGPFQNFSAQSFVSNKALCGAARLQVPPCENGTLEPNWRKAKYIIPGIISIILFVASISIFVLRRKRNVEVAREATSLPQLVWRRVSHLELLRGTNGFNENNLLGRGGFGSVYKGTLLDGIDVAVKVFSLQLEGAFKNFDRECEMLSNIRHRNLIKIISCCSELDFKALVLNYMPNGSLEKWLYSQDYSLNILQRLNIMIDAASALEYLHHGYSIRIVHCDMKPSNILLDDDMVAHVADFGIAKLLDGGDSITQTMTLATIGYMAPEYGLEGMVSTRGDVYSFGIVVMETFTRRKPTDEMFDGEMNIKQWIANSLVLPYSNIDEVVDANLLGIGTEQEDDDHVRKRDCISAIMRLALTCCAESPEERISMKEVVATLNKIKTKFLKDAAAGRRGVLLNRPLVQQRFN from the exons ATGGAGAGAAGTCGTTTCGTCTTGTCAATAACGTTGTTGCTGCTGCAGTACAGTTCTAAAGGTACAGGTGCAGCAAAAACCAACATCACCACCGACCAGTCTGCTCTTCTTGCTATGAGATCCCATATCACTAGTGACCCTCACAACATCTCGGTCAACTGGTCAACCTCCACCTCCGTTTGCAACTGGGTTGGTGTTACTTGTGGTGCTCGTCACCTCAGAGTAGTATCGTTGAATCTCTCCTACATGGTTTTCACTGGCACCATTCCACCACACTTGGGCAATCTCTCCTTCCTTGTTGCACTAAGCTTCAACAATAATAGCTTTTACGGTACTTTGCCCCATGAATTGTCTTATTTACGTCGCCTGAAGTTTATTAGCTTAGGATTCAATAATTTTATGGGATCCATTCCATCGTGGTTTGGGTCCTTCCCCAAACTTCAAAGATTGGATTTGTATGGAAATCAGTTTTCAGGTACTGTACCTTCAACTATCTTCAACTTGTCTACATTGCAAGACATAGATCTAGCCGCTAACAAACTATCAG GTGCGATACCCAGAAAAATAGGGAACTTAACAATGTTGAAGGGGATATACCTTGACTCCAACAATTTCAAtg aaattccAAAAGAGATTGGTTTTTTGCATCAGCTGGAGAAGTTGTATGTGCAGTTGAATGCCCTAAAAGGCCCTGTTCCTGTGGTTGTTTTCAACATGTCTTCTTTGACTACGTTGACTCTATATGGAAACAATTTGAGTGGTGGTCTTCCAAACAAGATATGCCAATATCTTCCTAGTCTTCAAACATTGGATTTGGGTCGCAACCAGTTTGATGGTCCACTTCCATCCAAATTATGGCAATGCAGAGAGCTTCTTATGCTTAATTTGGAGGAAAACAATTTCAGTGGAAGCataccaaaaaatattggGAACTTAACAATGATGAAGGAGATATCCCTTAGCCATAACAATTTGACGG GCACTATACCAGACGAGATCGGTGATCTTCCAAATTTAGAGACGTTGTCATTGCGAGGTAACAATCTCAATGGCCTGATCCCATCCTCAATCTTCAATATCTCCACGATAAGCGGAATATCGCTTTCTTTTAATCAGCTATCGGGTAGCCTCCCAGCAAACATAGGCCTTGGGCTTCCAAACCTACAATTCCTTGGTATAGGTGCAACTGACCTCAGCGGAGTAATCCCCAACCTCTCCAATGCTTCTATGCTCGCGCAGATAGATTTGGCCGACAACTCATTTACAGGGTTTCTTCCAAGCACGCTCTGTACCTTAACAAATCTTCAGTGGCTTGGCttatccatgaataatttGACGATTGATACTTCGATTCCAGAAGCAAACACTCTCTCTTGTTTGGCTAATCTTGGAAATTTGAGAATATTAGAGTTGTCCTCTAATCCGTTAAATGCCAGACTTGATGATTCCCTTCGAAATTTCTCTACGTCGTCGCTTCAACAATTTTATTTAGCCAATTGCAGCATGAGGGGTAACATTCCCATTGGTATTGGCAACTTGAGCAGCTTGATATCCTTAGATCTGGGATTAAATCAATTGAGCGGAACAATTCCAACTTCATTGGGAAGACTAGGGATTCTCCAAGAGTTGATCTTGAATGTTAACAAGTTGCAAGGGCACATCCCCGACCAACTTTGTCAATTAGATAACCTAGCTTTCTTATATTTGAGTGATAATAAGCTCTCTGGTTCTATACCTTCCTGCTTGGGAAATCTAACCGCGTCTCTAAGAAATCTATCACTGTCGTTCAATTCGTTGAGTTCCACAATACCATCTACTTTTTGGAGACTTGTCGACATCCAGTATGTAAGCTTATCATCCAATTCTCTAATTGGACCTCTCTCACAAGATATTGGAAACTTGAAAGTTGTGAGACATGTAGATTTATCAAATAACCATTTATCTGGTGTTATACCAATCACCATTGGCGGTCTTCAGGATCTGGATTATCTCTCCTTAGCAAGTAATAATTTGGAGGGACCTATTCCAAGTGCATTTGACGGCTTGCTAAGCCTAGAAGAATTGGATTTATCTAGAAACAATCTGTCTGGAGTGATTCCCAAGTCTTTAGAAGCTTTGTCACTTCTCAGGTATATGGATTTGTCTTTCAACAGGCTCCAAGGAGAAATTCCAACTGGTGGACCGTTCCAAAACTTCTCCGCTCAATCATTTGTCTCAAACAAAGCACTTTGTGGTGCAGCCCGACTTCAGGTTCCACCATGCGAAAATGGTACACTTGAACCAAATTGGAGGAAAGCTAAATATATCATCCCAGGGATCATATCAATAATTCTCTTTGTGGCCTCTATATCTATCTTTGTACTACGCAGGAAAAGGAATGTGGAAGTTGCAAGAGAGGCTACCTCGTTGCCTCAACTTGTTTGGAGAAGAGTTTCACACCTAGAACTTCTAAGGGGCACAAATGGATTTAATGAAAACAACCTACTTGGAAGGGGGGGTTTCGGTTCAGTATATAAAGGGACACTTTTAGATGGAATAGATGTTGCAGTAAAGGTTTTCAGTTTACAGCTAGAAGGGGCTTTCAAGAATTTTGATAGGGAATGTGAAATGCTAAGCAATATTCGTCATAGAAACCTTATCAAAATAATCAGCTGTTGCAGTGAACTTGATTTCAAAGCCTTGGTATTGAATTACATGCCAAATGGGAGCCTCGAGAAGTGGTTGTACTCTCAAGACTATTCTTTGAATATCTTACAAAGGTTGAACATAATGATAGATGCTGCATCTGCACTGGAATACCTACACCATGGTTATTCGATACGTATTGTGCACTGTGATATGAAGCCAAGCAATATACTACTGGATGATGATATGGTTGCACATGTTGCTGATTTTGGAATTGCAAAACTCTTGGATGGAGGAGATTCTATTACCCAAACCATGACTCTAGCCACTATTGGGTATATGGCTCCAG AGTATGGATTGGAAGGAATGGTTTCAACAAGAGGGGATGTGTACAGTTTTGGAATTGTAGTGATGGAAACATTCACAAGAAGGAAGCCAACAGATGAGATGTTTGATGGGGAAATGAATATAAAGCAATGGATTGCAAACTCTCTTGTATTACCATATTCAAATATAGATGAAGTTGTGGATGCCAATTTGCTTGGGATTGGGACAGAGCAGGAAGATGATGATCATGTGAGGAAGAGGGATTGCATATCAGCCATTATGAGATTAGCTCTTACTTGCTGTGCAGAATCACCAGAAGAGAGGATAAGTATGAAAGAAGTTGTAGCCACACTCAACAAAATCAAGACAAAGTTTTTGAAGGACGCTGCTGCAGGAAGAAGAGGTGTGCTCTTAAACCGTCCTCTTGTTCAGCAACGCTTCAATTAA
- the LOC117623987 gene encoding uncharacterized protein LOC117623987: MASRKKQSEAMALLVSNYNDEEEDEDMEDIEQDKEEEEEYDEYQERREQREYDDYGELRRGSEDSSMVDMDRMVAGDSGNDDSAPPNAGDNENLTPNEGQFRHSTPQLRQTVPSDSLNRSRRGALTIVDYGHDEVAMSPEPEEGEIEGNGRVRFGADLLSANGDFHDKTPPGTVHILTPLDQATPQLSEPSQSDTMHDAALESEGIDAEQAVAEEQKDVDPLDKFLPPPAKAKCSEELQRRINKFLELKRSGKSFNAGLRNKKDYRNPDFLLHAVRYQDIDQIGSCFSKDVFDPHGFDKSDYYDEIEAEMRREMERKDQERKRSQKIEYVSGGTQPGIVGAAPKINVPVPGVSTMAASGLNSLPPAPDVMPRDGRQNKKSKWDKVDGDRKNPLPSGVQDSMSTVGTHATLLSSGAGYMAFAQQRRREVEEKRSSERKLDRRS; encoded by the exons ATGGCCTCGAGAAAGAAGCAATCCGAAGCCATGGCTTTGCTGGTGTCCAATTACAACGATGAGGAAGAGGATGAAGACATGGAGGATATTGAAcaagacaaagaagaagaagaagaatacgATGAATATCAAGAACGACGAGAACAGCGAGAATATGACGATTACGGAGAGCTGAGAAGAGGCTCAGAAGATTCTTCAATGGTAGACATGGATAGAATGGTAGCTGGTGATTCTGGTAACGACGATAGCGCACCGCCTAATGCTGGCGATAATGAGAATTTGACTCCGAATGAAGGTCAATTTCGTCATTCAACGCCGCAACTACGACAGACGGTGCCGTCGGATAGTTTAAATAGAAGTAGAAGAGGGGCGCTTACGATTGTGGACTATGGGCATGATGAAGTTGCTATGTCTCCTGAGCCTGAG GAGGGTGAAATAGAAGGAAATGGTCGTGTGAGGTTCGGTGCAGATCTTTTATCTGCTAATG GTGATTTCCACGATAAGACACCTCCTGGAACAGTTCACATCCTAACACCTCTCGATCAAGCGACTCCTCAATTATCTGAACCATCTCAATCTGATACAATGCATGATGCTGCACTTGAATCAGAGGGTATAGATGCTGAACAGGCTGTTGCAGAAGAGCAAAAAGATGTTGATCCGTTAGATAAGTTTCTCCCACCACCAGCGAAAGCCAAGTGTTCAGAGGAGCTGCAA AGGAGGATAAATAAGTTTCTTGAATTAAAGAGATCTGGGAAAAGCTTCAATGCAGGATTGCGCAATAAGAAGGACTATAGAAACCCAGACTTTCTATTGCATGCAGTGAGGTATCAAGATATTGATCAGATAGGGTCTTGCTTCAGTAAAGATGTATTTGACCCtcatggatttgacaaaagcgACTACTATGATGAAATAG AGGCTGAGATGAGGCGTGAAATGGAAAGGAAAGATcaagaaaggaagaggagTCAAAAGATTGAATATGTTTCAGGAGGAACACAGCCTGGAATAGTTGGTGCTGCACCTAAAATTAACGTACCTGTTCCAG GTGTTTCGACCATGGCTGCTTCTGGATTGAACTCCTTGCCACCTGCTCCTGATGTCATGCCACGGGACGGTAGACAGAACAAGAAGTCAAAGTGGGATAAG GTAGATGGTGATCGAAAGAATCCTCTTCCCTCTGGAGTGCAGGATTCTATGTCCACTGTGGGGACTCATGCAACACTCTTATCTTCTGGTGCTGGATACATGGCTTTTGC GCAACAGAGACGGAGAGAGGTGGAGGAGAAACGATCTAGTGAAAGGAAGTTAGACAGAAGATCTTGA
- the LOC117623986 gene encoding nucleobase-ascorbate transporter 2, whose amino-acid sequence MAAPKPEEISHPPMDQLQGLEYCIDSNPSWGESIALGFQHYILSLGTAVMIPSFLVPFMGGTDGDKVRVVQTLLFIQGINTLLQTLFGTRLPTVIGGSYAFMVPIISIIHDSSLTSIQDDHVRFLNTMRAVQGALIVASSIQIILGYSQIWAICSRFFSPLGMVPVISLVGFGLFDRGFPVVGRCVEIGIPMLILFVVFSQYLKNFHARQLPVLERFALLISITVIWAYAHLLTASGAYRHRPDITQVNCRTDKANLISSAPWIKIPYPLQWGAPTFDAGHAFGMMAAVLVSLIESTGAYKAASRLASATIPPAHVLSRGIGWQGIGILLNGLFGTLTGSTVSIENVGLLGSTRVGSRRVIQISAGFMIFFSMLGKFGALFASIPFTIFAAAYCVLFGLVASVGLSFLQFTNMNSMRNLFITGVALFLGLSVPEYFREYTLKAFHGPAHTNAGWFNDFLNTIFSSSPTVALIVAVFLDNTLEYRDSARDRGMPWWVKFRAFKGDSRNEEFYTLPFNLNRFFPPS is encoded by the exons ATGGCAGCTCCTAAACCAGAAGAGATAAGCCATCCACCAATGGACCAACTTCAAGGCTTAGAGTACTGCATTGACTCAAACCCATCTTGGG gGGAATCAATAGCTTTGGGTTTCCAGCACTACATTTTGTCCTTAGGAACTGCTGTGATGATCCCATCCTTCCTTGTTCCTTTTATGGGTGGCACTGAT GGTGACAAAGTGAGAGTGGTGCAGACTCTACTTTTTATTCAAGGAATCAATACACTTCTGCAAACATTATTCGGAACCCGGTTACCAACTGTGATTGGAGGGTCTTACGCTTTCATGGTCCCAATTATATCCATAATTCATGATTCATCATTGACGAGTATTCAGGACGATCATGTT AGATTTCTTAACACCATGAGAGCAGTCCAAGGTGCTCTCATAGTAGCATCAAGCATACAAATCATTCTGGGATACAGTCAAATTTGGGCCATCTGTTCCAG GTTCTTCAGCCCACTCGGAATGGTTCCTGTTATTTCATTGGTTGGTTTTGGCCTGTTTGATAGAGGATTCCCCGTG GTTGGAAGGTGTGTAGAAATTGGCATCCCCATGCTTATCCTTTTTGTAGTTTTCTCTCAG TACCTGAAGAACTTTCATGCAAGACAGCTACCAGTACTGGAGCGATTTGCTCTTCTCATATCAATCACAGTGATATGGGCATATGCACACCTCTTGACCGCCAGTGGTGCATACAGACACCGCCCAGACATAACCCAAGTCAATTGTCGAACTGACAAGGCCAACCTCATTTCTTCTGCTCCATG GATAAAAATACCTTATCCTCTTCAATGGGGTGCCCCAACCTTTGATGCTGGCCATGCTTTTGGAATGATGGCTGCTGTTCTTGTTTCATTGATTGAG TCAACTGGAGCATACAAGGCTGCATCACGTCTAGCAAGTGCCACAATACCTCCAGCGCATGTTCTTAGTCGTGGAATTGGCTGGCAGGGGATAGGAATCCTACTTAATGGACTCTTTGGAACATTGACCGGCTCAACAGTATCTAT agaaAATGTGGGGCTTCTTGGGAGCACTCGTGTTGGAAGCCGTAGGGTCATTCAAATATCAGCTGGTTTTATGATATTCTTCTCCATGCTAG GAAAATTTGGAGCTTTGTTTgcatcaatacccttcactatATTTGCTGCTGCATATTGTGTATTGTTTGGTCTTGTTG CTTCGGTGGGGCTATCCTTTTTGCAATTCACAAACATGAACTCGATGAGGAACCTCTTTATCACTGGTGTAGCTTTATTCTTGGGTTTGTCTGTTCCCGAGTACTTCAGGGAATACACTTTGAAGGCTTTTCATGGTCCTGCTCATACCAATGCCGGATGG TTCAACGACTTTCTCAATACCATCTTCTCCTCATCTCCGACTGTGGCATTGATTGTCGCCGTTTTCTTAGATAACACACTCGAGTACAGGGACAGTGCAAGAGACAGAGGAATGCCATGGTGGGTCAAATTTCGAGCATTCAAAGGGGACAGCCGCAATGAGGAGTTTTACACTCTCCCTTTCAACCTTAACCGATTCTTCCCTCCATCTTAA
- the LOC117623985 gene encoding O-fucosyltransferase 8, which translates to MGKQGSPRSPRPEPQIDDDLSSGTKDYDPSNVGRRMPGGDNHLNSKMLLLHGLRNDSVKYTTCKGSFVGKKHLWLRKDFRSIIFVFALMGFLLLLDSFLVSIFDSMVLQNSSAIRKLPVLKEEDRDAYLMKEKAPVQMYDRLLKLAKGTLAEKEFKPELSTLWKEPYSQVAAWKPCADRKVSPSLGKYKKGNGYIVVSANGGLNQQRVAICNAVAVASLLNATLVLPRFLYSNVWNDPSQFSDIYQEEHFMDVLKDEVKVVKELPSHLKSLDLEAIGSLITDADLVKEAKPIDYIRVVLPLLLRNRIVHLLGYGNRLGFDPLPSELQRLRCKCNFHALKFVPEIQHVGSLLVRRIRKYDAALSMLDKQLLGNFMHSSPSKEHDAARGPSKYLALHLRFEIDMVAYSLCEFGGGESEKKELQTYREVHFPLLIERLKNSKPVSPRELRKLGRCPLTPEEAGLVLAGIGFKHGTYIYLAGSQIYGGNSRMNSFTSLYPNLVTKETLLTPSELAPFQNLSSKLAALDFIACATADVFAMTDSGSQLSSLVSGFRTYYGGGRAPTLRPNKKRLAAILSENSTIQWNSFEDRVKKMIEEGQRVHVRRFGRSIYRQPRCQQCMCKSH; encoded by the exons ATGGGGAAGCAAGGGTCCCCAAGAAGTCCACGTCCTGAGCCACAGATTGATGATGACTTATCGTCAGGGACTAAAGACTATGATCCTTCTAATGTTGGGAGGAGAATGCCAGGGGGAGATAACCATTTGAATTCCAAAATGTTATTGCTTCACGGTCTGAGAAATGATTCTGTGAAATATACTACTTGTAAGGGGAGTTTTGTGGGGAAAAAGCATCTGTGGCTTCGAAAGGACTTCCGTTCAATCATTTTTGTGTTTGCTCTGATGGGTTTCCTTCTCCTGCTTGATTCTTTTCTGGTGTCCATTTTTGATTCTATGGTTCTTCAGAATAGTTCAGCTATAAGAAAACTTCCCGTCCTTAAG GAGGAGGACAGGGATGCCTAccttatgaaagaaaaagcacCAGTACAGATGTATGACCGACTTCTAAAGTTGGCAAAAGGCACCCTTGCAGAG AAAGAGTTTAAGCCAGAATTGTCAACTTTATGGAAAGAACCATATAGTCAGGTTGCTGCATGGAAACCTTGTGCAGACAGAAAAGTTTCACCAAGCCTAG GGAAATACAAGAAAGGTAATGGTTACATAGTAGTCAGTGCAAATGGTGGTCTCAATCAACAACGAGTTGCT ATTTGCAATGCTGTTGCTGTGGCATCTCTTCTTAATGCTACTCTTGTTCTTCCAAGATTTCTTTACAGCAATGTATGGAATGATCCGAG CCAATTTAGTGATATTTACCAAGAAGAACATTTTATGGATGTACTGAAGGATGAAGTAAAAGTTGTCAAGGAACTCCCATCTCACTTGAAATCACTAGACCTTGAAGCAATCGGTAGCCTT ATTACTGATGCAGATCTTGTGAAGGAGGCAAAACCCATTGATTATATCAGAGTTGTACTACCCCTTCTCTTGAGAAATAGAATCGTTCACTTACTGGGATATGGGAATCGACTAGGCTTTGATCCATTGCCTTCTGAGCTTCAG AGACTAAGATGCAAATGTAACTTTCATGCTTTGAAATTTGTGCCCGAAATCCAGCATGTTGGTTCGTTGTTGGTCAGAAGGATAAGAAAATATGATGCTGCACTGAGTATGTTGGACAAACAATTGCTTGGAAACTTCATGCACAGCAGTCCCTCAAAAGAGCATGATGCTGCAAGAGGTCCATCCAAATATCTCGCTCTACACTTGAGGTTTGAGATTGACATGGTGGCTTACTCCCTATGTGAATTTGGAGGTGGAGAAAGTGAGAAAAAGGAACTCCAAACCTACCGGGAAGTCCATTTTCCTCTGCTCATTGAGCGGTTGAAGAACTCAAA GCCTGTTTCTCCAAGAGAGTTGAGAAAGTTAGGGAGGTGTCCATTGACACCAGAAGAAGCAGGGCTAGTTCTTGCTGGTATAGGTTTTAAGCATGGAACTTACATTTATCTAGCTGGATCTCAAATATACGGTGGAAATTCCAGGATGAATTCCTTCACAAGCCTCTATCCAAATTTGGTTACAAAGGAAACTCTCCTCACGCCAAGCGAACTTGCACCTTTCCAAAACTTATCTTCTAAG TTAGCAGCATTGGACTTCATTGCCTGTGCAACTGCTGATGTGTTTGCTATGACTGACTCTGGGAGCCAACTATCCTCCCTAGTGTCTGGATTTCGAACCTACTATGGCGGCGGCCGTGCTCCTACTCTACGGCCTAACAAGAAGAGGCTAGCAGCAATTTTGTCTGAGAATAGCACCATACAGTGGAACAGCTTTGAAGACAGAGTAAAGAAGATGATTGAGGAAGGTCAAAGGGTGCACGTGAGGAGGTTTGGTCGGAGCATTTATCGACAGCCAAGATGCCAGCAGTGCATGTGTAAATCGCACTAA